One region of Zingiber officinale cultivar Zhangliang chromosome 7B, Zo_v1.1, whole genome shotgun sequence genomic DNA includes:
- the LOC122006431 gene encoding DNA-binding protein DDB_G0278111-like isoform X2 gives MDDPELEAIRQRRMQELMAKHGSGNQQNGEQQNAQEEAKRDAEERRQLMLSQILSTQARERLARIALVKPDKARGVEDVLLRAAQMGQVSEKVSEERLISLLEQINSQTSKQTKVTIQRRRSVLEDDD, from the exons ATG GATGATCCAGAGCTTGAAGCTATTAGGCAACGAAGAATGCAAGAGTTAATGGCTAAACATGGCTCT GGTAATCAACAAAATGGTGAGCAACAGAATGCACAAGAGGAAGCAAAAAG GGATGCAGAGGAACGTAGGCAGTTGATGCTGAGCCAGATATTGTCAACTCAGGCGAGAGAGAGGC TTGCTCGGATTGCTTTAGTGAAACCTGATAAAGCAAGAGGGGTGGAGGATGTTCTACTAAGAGCAGCTCAAATGGGACAAGTATCTGAGAAG GTATCCGAAGAAAGGCTTATTTCACTTCTGGAGCAGATTAACAGCCAAACAAGTAAACAGACAAAAGTAACC
- the LOC122006426 gene encoding probable calcium-binding protein CML14, whose product MGGGRGLQGEQLRQLRSIFDRFDMDGDGSLTHLELAALLRSLGLKPSGDQIHALLEGMDANGNGAVEFEELAGAIAPIMTEQALLNQQQLLAVFHAFDRDGNGYISAAELARSMACMGQPLTFSELNDMMRQADTDGDGVISFSEFAAVMAKSAVEFLGLTAVS is encoded by the coding sequence ATGGGCGGCGGTCGGGGGCTGCAGGGGGAGCAACTCCGGCAGCTGCGCAGCATCTTCGACCGCTTCGACATGGACGGAGACGGCAGCCTCACCCACCTGGAGCTCGCCGCCCTGCTCCGCTCCCTCGGCCTGAAGCCCTCCGGCGACCAGATCCACGCGCTGCTGGAGGGGATGGACGCGAACGGCAACGGCGCGGTGGAGTTCGAGGAGCTCGCCGGCGCCATCGCGCCCATCATGACCGAGCAAGCGCTGCTCAACCAGCAGCAACTCCTCGCCGTCTTCCATGCCTTCGACCGCGACGGCAACGGCTACATCTCCGCCGCCGAGCTGGCCCGGTCCATGGCCTGCATGGGCCAGCCCCTCACCTTCAGCGAGCTCAACGACATGATGCGCCAGGCCGACACCGACGGCGACGGCGTCATAAGCTTCTCCGAGTTCGCCGCCGTCATGGCCAAGTCCGCCGTCGAGTTCCTCGGCCTCACCGCCGTCTCGTAG
- the LOC122006431 gene encoding DNA-binding protein DDB_G0278111-like isoform X1 has protein sequence MALVINKMVSNRMHKRKQKGSLQDTCKFFLFQSSYTKFYDSSICNSKYRDAEERRQLMLSQILSTQARERLARIALVKPDKARGVEDVLLRAAQMGQVSEKVSEERLISLLEQINSQTSKQTKVTIQRRRSVLEDDD, from the exons ATGGCTCT GGTAATCAACAAAATGGTGAGCAACAGAATGCACAAGAGGAAGCAAAAAGGTTCACTGCAAGATACTTGCAAATTCTTTCTATTTCAATCTAGTTATACCAAATTTTACGATTCATCTATTTGTAACTCAAAATACAGGGATGCAGAGGAACGTAGGCAGTTGATGCTGAGCCAGATATTGTCAACTCAGGCGAGAGAGAGGC TTGCTCGGATTGCTTTAGTGAAACCTGATAAAGCAAGAGGGGTGGAGGATGTTCTACTAAGAGCAGCTCAAATGGGACAAGTATCTGAGAAG GTATCCGAAGAAAGGCTTATTTCACTTCTGGAGCAGATTAACAGCCAAACAAGTAAACAGACAAAAGTAACC
- the LOC122006428 gene encoding two pore potassium channel c-like encodes MDSITLPPTNTCAESSVHVVVRDDANHLSNPLLDPHFRRSHSSPSIFDDSHAPSSPAIDLQPIARPPPTALSFMKFAAAGVVLYVSVGVAVYAARHKSFVGRTTGSPVVDGLYFTVVSLCTIGYGDIVPGTRAAKLFACAFILVGFGFIDVVLGGLLAHALDWQEEALLAAVDAGGRRALGRALFLVDVRKRRMRVRIKVALALAVVVACVAVGTVAAHALEGLCWVDSFYLAVVSVTTVGYGDYAFGTVKGRLFASVWLPVSTLAVARAFLYLTEMRVEKRNRRAAEWVLSRRMTAGDVMAADLDNDGSISRLLVGTCTMRIQIYLVRIWTN; translated from the exons ATGGATTCTATTACTCTTCCTCCGACAAACACTTGTGCTGAATCCTCTGTTCATGTTGTCGTTCGTGACGACGCCAATCACCTTTCAAATCCGCTTCTTGATCCGCACTTTCGCAGATCGCATTCTTCTCCATCCATCTTCGACGATTCCCATGCTCCGTCTTCCCCTGCGATCGATCTCCAACCCATCGCCAGACCTCCTCCGACTGCACTTTCCTTCATGAAGTTTGCTGCCGCCGGCGTAGTCCTGTACGTCTCCGTCGGCGTCGCCGTCTACGCGGCGAGGCACAAGAGCTTCGTCGGCCGCACCACCGGCTCCCCCGTCGTCGACGGCCTCTACTTCACCGTCGTCAGCCTCTGCACCATCGGCTACGGCGACATCGTGCCGGGCACGCGGGCCGCCAAGCTCTTCGCCTGCGCTTTCATCCTCGTCGGATTCGGCTTCATCGACGTCGTGCTCGGCGGTCTGCTTGCGCACGCGCTGGACTGGCAGGAGGAGGCGCTGCTCGCGGCGGTCGACGCCGGCGGTCGCCGCGCCCTTGGCCGCGCGCTCTTCCTGGTGGACGTGCGGAAGCGGCGGATGCGGGTGCGGATCAAGGTTGCGCTCGCGCTGGCGGTGGTGGTCGCCTGCGTCGCCGTCGGGACGGTGGCGGCGCACGCGCTGGAGGGCCTGTGCTGGGTCGACAGCTTCTATCTTGCGGTGGTGTCGGTGACGACGGTGGGGTACGGGGACTACGCCTTCGGAACGGTGAAGGGGAGGCTGTTCGCGTCGGTTTGGCTGCCGGTGAGCACGCTGGCGGTGGCGAGGGCGTTCCTCTACCTGACGGAGATGAGGGTGGAGAAGAGGAACCGGAGGGCTGCGGAGTGGGTGCTGAGCCGGAGGATGACCGCCGGCGACGTCATGGCGGCGGACCTCGACAATGATGGCTCCATAAG TCGCCTTCTGGTTGGCACATGCACCATGAGAATTCAGATTTATTTAGTAAGAATCTGGACAAACTGA
- the LOC122006430 gene encoding uncharacterized membrane protein YuiD-like isoform X1 has translation MDEVLTYADVAVSNASVVHGSSPPMSSNLPLVSAVLAFSVAQFLKLFTTWYKDRRWDSRRLLGSGGMPSSHSATVVALAVAVGLQEGIDSTTFALAVILASIVMYDASGIRLHAGRQAELLNQIVCELPPEHPVSNYRPLHELLGHTKLQVSAGALLGCIVAYLLRSSV, from the exons ATGGATGAGGTGTTGACCTACGCCGATGTGGCAGTGTCGAACGCGTCGGTGGTGCACGGCTCCTCGCCGCCGATGTCCTCTAATCTCCCCCTCGTCTCCGCAGTCCTCGCCTTCTCGGTCGCTCAATTCCTCAAGCTCTTCACCACCTG GTACAAGGATAGAAGATGGGATTCCAGGAGGTTGCTTGGTTCAGGTGGAATGCCTTCCTCGCATTCAGCTACGGTGGTAGCTCTTGCGGTGGCTGTAGGTCTACAAGAAGGGATAGACAGCACTACATTCGCTCTTGCTGTAATTTTAGCATCCATT GTAATGTATGATGCATCAGGAATCAGATTGCATGCTGGTCGGCAAGCTGAG CTGCTGAATCAAATAGTATGTGAGCTACCACCAGAGCATCCGGTATCCAACTACAGGCCTTTACATGAGCTTCTTGGACACACTAAACTCCAG GTTTCTGCAGGGGCCCTGCTTGGTTGCATAGTAGCCTACCTCCTGAGAAGCTCCGTTTAA
- the LOC122006430 gene encoding uncharacterized membrane protein YuiD-like isoform X2, with translation MDEVLTYADVAVSNASVVHGSSPPMSSNLPLVSAVLAFSVAQFLKLFTTWYKDRRWDSRRLLGSGGMPSSHSATVVALAVAVGLQEGIDSTTFALAVMYDASGIRLHAGRQAELLNQIVCELPPEHPVSNYRPLHELLGHTKLQVSAGALLGCIVAYLLRSSV, from the exons ATGGATGAGGTGTTGACCTACGCCGATGTGGCAGTGTCGAACGCGTCGGTGGTGCACGGCTCCTCGCCGCCGATGTCCTCTAATCTCCCCCTCGTCTCCGCAGTCCTCGCCTTCTCGGTCGCTCAATTCCTCAAGCTCTTCACCACCTG GTACAAGGATAGAAGATGGGATTCCAGGAGGTTGCTTGGTTCAGGTGGAATGCCTTCCTCGCATTCAGCTACGGTGGTAGCTCTTGCGGTGGCTGTAGGTCTACAAGAAGGGATAGACAGCACTACATTCGCTCTTGCT GTAATGTATGATGCATCAGGAATCAGATTGCATGCTGGTCGGCAAGCTGAG CTGCTGAATCAAATAGTATGTGAGCTACCACCAGAGCATCCGGTATCCAACTACAGGCCTTTACATGAGCTTCTTGGACACACTAAACTCCAG GTTTCTGCAGGGGCCCTGCTTGGTTGCATAGTAGCCTACCTCCTGAGAAGCTCCGTTTAA
- the LOC122006427 gene encoding glycosyltransferase BC10-like gives MKKRASPLSASSPSSASSVAFSRGRLWLGLQLVIWLSVLACSLALIRIAARSPSLDAAVGEETPLSGGTPKIAFLFLSRSHLPLDFVWHAFFQNAEEQKYSIYVHSEPGFVFDRTTTRSPFFFGRQIPDSIKVIWGESTMIEAERLLLAAALKDPANQRFAFISDSCVPLYNFSYIYNYVISSPKSFVDSFLDKKEGRYSPKMFPTIPRDRWRKGSQWITLVRKHAKIVVADTVVFPAFRRFCKRLSGGALGGKQKNKEATKKEHDCIPDEHYVQTLFSMSQLDDELERRTLTYTSWNQSIDAKDKRSWHPKTFEFADASPQHFTEIKGINHVYYETEYRTEWCQCNATFVPCFLFARKFSRGAAMRILNDGLVGPFDAGSFFFPDS, from the exons ATGAAGAAAAGGGCGTCGCCGCTTTCTGCGTCGTCGCCGTCGTCGGCGTCGTCGGTAGCCTTCTCCCGGGGCAGGCTCTGGCTCGGCCTGCAGCTGGTCATTTGGCTGTCCGTGCTTGCGTGCTCGCTCGCGCTCATCCGCATCGCCGCGAGATCGCCGTCTCTGGATGCGGCCGTCGGCGAGGAGACGCCCTTGAGCGGCGGCACCCCTAAGAtcgccttcctcttcctctcccgtTCTCACCTCCCGCTCGATTTTGTTTGGCACGCCTTCTTCCAG AATGCGGAAGAGCAGAAATACTCGATTTACGTTCACTCGGAGCCGGGATTTGTGTTCGATAGGACGACGACGAGGTCCCCTTTCTTTTTCGGCCGTCAGATTCCGGATAGCATAAAG GTGATTTGGGGCGAGTCCACGATGATCGAAGCAGAGAGGCTGCTTCTTGCTGCAGCCCTCAAGGATCCTGCTAACCAGCGTTTTGCCTTTATTTCTGATAG CTGTGTACCTCTTTACAACTTCAGCTACATATATAACTATGTGATATCTTCTCCAAAAAGTTTCGTGGATAG CTTTCTTGACAAAAAGGAAGGACGTTATAGTCCAAAAATGTTTCCTACAATACCCAGGGACAGATGGAGAAAAGGTTCTcag TGGATAACCTTGGTGAGAAAGCATGCCAAAATTGTCGTGGCTGATACCGTTGTTTTTCCAGCATTCAGGAGATTTTGCAAG CGCCTGAGTGGAGGAGCACTTGGAGGAAAACAGAAAAAT AAAGAAGCAACAAAGAAGGAACACGACTGTATACCAGACGAACACTATGTTCAAACATTATTCTCT ATGAGTCAACTTGATGATGAGTTGGAGAGAAGAACTTTAACATATACTTCATGGAACCAATCTATTGATGCAAAGGACAAACGAAGTTGGCACCCTAAGACATTTGAATTTGCTGACGCGAGTCCACAACATTTTACAGAAATAAAG GGTATCAATCATGTATACTACGAGACGGAGTATCGCACAGAGTGGTGTCAATGCAATGCTACTTTTGTTCCTTGTTTCTTGTTTGCTAGGAAGTTTTCCAGGGGTGCTGCTATGCGCATTCTCAACGATGGTCTCGTGGGTCCCTTCGACGCCGGTTCTTTCTTTTTTCCCGACTCATAA